In Apis cerana isolate GH-2021 linkage group LG6, AcerK_1.0, whole genome shotgun sequence, the following are encoded in one genomic region:
- the LOC107993636 gene encoding transport and Golgi organization protein 2: MCILFIYRNPNANSESYRLILVANRDEYFKRAALPAHYWKNHPVCLGGIDMESGKEGGTWLGVSLTGKAGVVLNLSSLEKSSTNIPKQGRGFLVSNFIISKHSATSYLDQLHKENKEVQYNPFLLVLLNLQNADVKYISNSRTSKGPTSAEDNILGFSNGYGILYKKVEAGKEIFKNIIKNVKVSKQTILIEELLTFMKSKKRYLPDAELQKSYPTKYKEYSSIFVSTDWGYCTRTHSILLVNGNNEITFIEETLMPDLTWKRQIFNNRLM; the protein is encoded by the exons atgtgtattttatttatttaccgtAATCCTAATGCTAATTCTGAATCATATCGATTGATTTTGGTTGCAAATcgcgatgaatattttaaacgtgCAGCATTACCAGCTCATTATTGGAAAAATCATCCAGTATGTTTAGGAG gtaTTGATATGGAATCTGGAAAAGAAGGTGGAACTTGGTTAGGAGTATCATTAACAGGAAAAGCTGgtgttgttttaaatttatctagtTTAGAGAAAAGTTCAACAAATATACCAAAACAAGGACGAGGATTTTtagtatctaattttattatatcaaaacatTCTGCAACGTCATATTTAGACCAattacataaagaaaataaagaagttcAATATAATCCTTTTCTTTTGGTTTTACTAAATTTACA AAATGctgatgttaaatatattagtaattCTCGAACTTCAAAAGGACCCACTTCAGCAGAAGATAATATCCTAGGTTTTAGTAATGGCTATGGTATCTTATACAAAAAAGTTGAAgcaggaaaagaaattttcaaaaatattattaaaaatgttaaggTATCAAAACAGACAATACTTATTGAAGAACTCTTGACATttatgaaatcaaaaaaaag atatTTACCAGATGCTGAATTGCAAAAATCTTATCCtactaaatataaagaatatagttcaatttttgtatcaaCTGATTGGGGATATTGTACAAGAACTCATTCTATATTGTTGGTTAatggaaataatgaaataacatttattgaaGAAACACTTATGCCAGATTTAACATGGAAacgacaaatatttaataacagatTAATGTGA
- the LOC107993619 gene encoding solute carrier family 35 member G1 isoform X2 produces the protein MELAAFRFMGVLLPAIPIVIYKGEHPFPKGRRLMLILRSFVGTTGLMLSFYAFRHMPLADASVVVFSVPVFVAIFARIFLKEPCGLFNVITVCLTLIGVILITRPPLIFGHTIESLSDGHVKTQHADLWGAIAAFSATLFGANAYILLRALKGLHFSVIMTNFGSFALIQTIIISWAIGALCLPRCGTDRLLVVALALFSFGGQILLTLALQMEQAGPVAIARSADIVFAFFWQVLFFNEIPNPYSVGGAIVVTSSVLLTGLRKWALSLPETSNVKKSLGILML, from the coding sequence ATGGAATTGGCAGCATTTCGATTTATGGGTGTATTATTACCAGCAATAccaattgtaatatataaaggCGAACATCCATTTCCAAAGGGTCGTAGATTAATGCTAATATTAAGAAGTTTTGTGGGGACTACTGGTCTCATGTTAAGTTTCTATGCATTTCGGCATATGCCATTAGCTGATGCATCTGTTGTAGTATTTTCTGTTCCTGTATTTGTAGCTATATttgcaagaatatttttaaaagaacctTGTGGATTATTCAATGTTATTACAGTTTGTTTGACATTGATTGGTGTAATCTTAATAACACGTCCACCCCTTATCTTTGGACATACTATTGAATCACTTTCAGATGGACATGTAAAAACACAACATGCAGATTTATGGGGAGCAATAGCAGCTTTTTCAGCAACTCTTTTTGGTGcaaatgcatatattttattgcgaGCTTTAAAAGGCCTTCATTTCTCAGTAATTATGACAAATTTTGGATCATTTGCCTTGATTCAGACAATAATTATATCCTGGGCTATAGGTGCATTATGCTTACCTCGATGTGGAACTGACAGACTTCTAGTTGTTGCACTTGCTCTTTTTAGTTTTGGTggtcaaatattattaacattagcTTTACAAATGGAACAAGCAGGACCAGTTGCAATAGCAAGATCAGCAGACAtagtttttgcttttttttggcaagttttattttttaatgaaataccaAATCCTTATTCAGTTGGAGGAGCCATTGTAGTCACAAGTTCAGTTTTATTAACAGGTCTAAGAAAATGGGCTCTTTCATTACCAGAAACatctaatgttaaaaaatctttGGGTATTttgatgttataa
- the LOC107993619 gene encoding solute carrier family 35 member G1 isoform X1, protein MSEHVELHHLLDGDTESNTIIQQKRFSILMCKSCPYLGLILATLSSLFFSLCSVIVKGLVEVNPMELAAFRFMGVLLPAIPIVIYKGEHPFPKGRRLMLILRSFVGTTGLMLSFYAFRHMPLADASVVVFSVPVFVAIFARIFLKEPCGLFNVITVCLTLIGVILITRPPLIFGHTIESLSDGHVKTQHADLWGAIAAFSATLFGANAYILLRALKGLHFSVIMTNFGSFALIQTIIISWAIGALCLPRCGTDRLLVVALALFSFGGQILLTLALQMEQAGPVAIARSADIVFAFFWQVLFFNEIPNPYSVGGAIVVTSSVLLTGLRKWALSLPETSNVKKSLGILML, encoded by the coding sequence ATGTCAGAACATGTTGAATTGCATCATTTACTTGATGGTGATACTGAaagtaatacaataatacaacaaaaaagattttccattttaatgtGTAAATCTTGCCCTTATCTTGGTTTAATCTTAGCaacattatcatcattatttttttcattatgcaGTGTTATTGTGAAAGGCTTAGTTGAAGTAAATCCAATGGAATTGGCAGCATTTCGATTTATGGGTGTATTATTACCAGCAATAccaattgtaatatataaaggCGAACATCCATTTCCAAAGGGTCGTAGATTAATGCTAATATTAAGAAGTTTTGTGGGGACTACTGGTCTCATGTTAAGTTTCTATGCATTTCGGCATATGCCATTAGCTGATGCATCTGTTGTAGTATTTTCTGTTCCTGTATTTGTAGCTATATttgcaagaatatttttaaaagaacctTGTGGATTATTCAATGTTATTACAGTTTGTTTGACATTGATTGGTGTAATCTTAATAACACGTCCACCCCTTATCTTTGGACATACTATTGAATCACTTTCAGATGGACATGTAAAAACACAACATGCAGATTTATGGGGAGCAATAGCAGCTTTTTCAGCAACTCTTTTTGGTGcaaatgcatatattttattgcgaGCTTTAAAAGGCCTTCATTTCTCAGTAATTATGACAAATTTTGGATCATTTGCCTTGATTCAGACAATAATTATATCCTGGGCTATAGGTGCATTATGCTTACCTCGATGTGGAACTGACAGACTTCTAGTTGTTGCACTTGCTCTTTTTAGTTTTGGTggtcaaatattattaacattagcTTTACAAATGGAACAAGCAGGACCAGTTGCAATAGCAAGATCAGCAGACAtagtttttgcttttttttggcaagttttattttttaatgaaataccaAATCCTTATTCAGTTGGAGGAGCCATTGTAGTCACAAGTTCAGTTTTATTAACAGGTCTAAGAAAATGGGCTCTTTCATTACCAGAAACatctaatgttaaaaaatctttGGGTATTttgatgttataa